The proteins below come from a single Malus domestica chromosome 03, GDT2T_hap1 genomic window:
- the LOC103425394 gene encoding uncharacterized protein: MAIVLRYMDNGHVIERFVGIEHVVDTKASSLNLAIDDTWIKHISSSSGKKNSEIGDPVTIVSSVVNVGLASSKLHDILREKHTHIVLEALENNELSSGQSLNQEATLKRVLGITNDLSLTLQKKDQDIVNAMNLVNICKGCEKVVGNPYLMKFHLFCDKNHIKIPSMDNFFKSGERPNRKAHPIIDLHHYRVDLSTYVIDKQLTELNDRFTEKNTELLLYVACLSPSNSFSAFDKEKLMRLAQFYPSDFLKHDLELLKEQLKNYIWDMTSNSKFANLKGISDLAKKMVGTKKDQTYPLLYLLLTLALILLVATASVERAFSAMNKVKNTLHN, from the exons ATGGCCATTGTATTGCGCTATATGGATAATGGTCATGTGATAGAGCGCTTTGTAGGTATTGAGCATGTTGTAGATACTAAAGCTTCCTCACTCAATTTAGCCATTGATGATACATGGATTAAGCATAT CTCTAGTAGTAGTggcaaaaaaaattcagaaattggAGATCCCGTTACTATAGTTTCTTCTGTAGTGAATGTTGGTTTGGCATCTTCTAAGCTTCATGATATTCTTAGAGAGAAACATACTCATATAGTTTTGGAAGCACTAGAAAATAATGAGCTTTCAAGTGGACAAAGTTTGAATCAAGAAGCTACTCTTAAGCGG GTTTTGGGAATCACAAACGATTTATCACTGACATTGCAAAAGAAggatcaagatattgtgaatgcAATGAACTTGGTCAATATATGCAAAGGATGCGAGAAAGTGGTTGGGAATCCTTATTTGATGAAGTTTCATCTTTTTTGTGACAAGAATCATATTAAAATTCCTAGCAtggataatttttttaagaGTGGAGAGCGGCCAAACCGAAAAGCTCATCCCATCATAGACTTGCACCATTATCGGGTTGACTTATCCACCTATGTCATAGATAAGCAACTCACTGAGTTAAATGATCGATTTACTGAGAAGAATACTGAACTACTTCTTTATGTGGCATGTTTAAGTCCAAGTAATTCTTTTTCTGCCtttgacaaagaaaaattgATGCGTCTTGCCCAATTTTATCCAAGTGATTTTTTAAAGCATGATCTTGAGTTACTCAAAGAACAACTTAAGAATTATATCTGGGACATGACCTCTAATAGTAAGTTTGCAAATTTGAAAGGAATTAGTGATCTTGCAAAAAAGATGGTTGGAACCAAGAAAGATCAGACTTACCCGTTATTGTACTTGCTTTTGACATTAGCACTCATCTTACTGGTTGCAACCGCAAGTGTGGAGCGAGCCTTTTCTGCTATGAACAAGGTGAAGAACACCTTACACAATTGA